One Rhodoferax ferrireducens T118 DNA segment encodes these proteins:
- a CDS encoding bifunctional enoyl-CoA hydratase/phosphate acetyltransferase encodes MNFSPHTDLIENVTFDEITLGQSARLLRTLTVADIQAFAAVSGDTNPAHLNAEYANDTLFHGVIAHGMWGGALISALLGTQFPGPGTIYQEQVLHFVQPVRVGDTLTVMVKVVSKSDLHKSVELDCQVLNQKGVRVLYGTARVLAPTKKVRLPRVNLPQIQLHDPQARFNELLALGKGMPAVRCAVVHPCDEGSLSGAMDSASHGLIVPVLIGPELRIRRVAEQAGIDLGGVEIISVPHSHAGADKAAEMAAKGEVEVLMKGGLHTDELIHAVLARPELRTGRRMSHVFRFDIPLYPKPLLITDAALNIRPTLPEKMDIIQNAIDFARIMGVAIPKVAILSAVETVSPNIPSTLDAAALCKMADRGQITGGILDGPLAFDNAISAHAAQIKNIDSPVAGQADIMAVPDLESGNMLAKQLEYLAGASGSGLVLGARVPIALTSRADGPMNRVASALLAQLAANNARRNQPRQVW; translated from the coding sequence ATGAATTTTTCACCGCACACTGATTTGATTGAAAACGTCACTTTTGACGAAATAACACTGGGGCAAAGCGCCCGCCTGTTGCGCACCCTGACGGTGGCCGACATCCAGGCCTTTGCCGCCGTATCAGGCGACACCAACCCGGCCCATCTGAATGCCGAATATGCCAATGACACCTTGTTCCACGGTGTGATTGCTCACGGCATGTGGGGCGGCGCCTTGATTTCAGCTCTGCTGGGAACACAGTTTCCGGGCCCGGGCACCATTTACCAAGAGCAGGTACTGCATTTTGTTCAACCGGTTCGTGTCGGCGACACGCTCACGGTGATGGTCAAGGTGGTGAGCAAAAGTGACCTCCATAAGAGTGTCGAACTCGATTGCCAGGTACTGAATCAGAAAGGCGTGCGGGTGCTGTACGGCACGGCGCGGGTGCTGGCGCCAACCAAAAAGGTGCGCCTGCCGCGCGTCAATCTGCCACAAATCCAGTTGCATGACCCGCAAGCCCGTTTTAATGAGTTGTTGGCCTTGGGCAAGGGCATGCCCGCCGTGCGCTGCGCCGTGGTGCATCCGTGCGACGAGGGCTCGCTCAGCGGCGCCATGGACTCGGCCAGCCATGGCTTGATCGTGCCGGTGCTGATTGGCCCCGAGCTGCGCATCCGCCGCGTGGCCGAGCAGGCGGGCATTGACTTGGGTGGTGTCGAGATCATCTCGGTGCCGCACAGCCATGCCGGCGCCGACAAGGCCGCAGAAATGGCCGCCAAGGGCGAAGTCGAGGTGTTGATGAAGGGTGGTTTGCACACCGATGAGCTGATTCACGCCGTGCTGGCCCGGCCCGAGTTGCGCACCGGGCGGCGCATGTCGCACGTCTTTCGCTTTGACATACCGCTTTACCCCAAGCCGCTGCTGATCACCGACGCCGCGCTCAACATTCGCCCCACTCTGCCCGAAAAAATGGACATCATTCAAAACGCAATCGACTTCGCCCGCATCATGGGGGTGGCAATCCCCAAGGTCGCGATTCTGTCGGCGGTGGAAACCGTCAGCCCCAACATCCCGTCCACACTGGACGCCGCCGCGCTGTGCAAGATGGCCGATCGCGGCCAGATCACCGGCGGCATACTGGACGGTCCGCTGGCCTTTGACAACGCGATTTCAGCCCACGCCGCGCAGATCAAGAACATTGACTCCCCGGTTGCGGGGCAGGCCGACATCATGGCCGTGCCCGATCTGGAATCGGGCAATATGCTGGCCAAACAGTTGGAGTATCTGGCCGGTGCCTCCGGCTCGGGCCTGGTGCTGGGCGCGCGCGTGCCCATTGCCCTGACCAGCCGCGCCGACGGCCCCATGAACCGGGTAGCGTCGGCGCTGCTAGCCCAATTAGCTGCCAATAACGCACGGCGCAACCAGCCGCGCCAGGTCTGGTAA
- the glnA gene encoding type I glutamate--ammonia ligase: MAKTVADVMKMVKDSEVKFVDFRFTDTRGKEQHVTVPVSHFDEDKFSSGHAFDGSSIAGWKGIEASDMQLMPDPNTANIDPFFEETTLFMSCDVVEPNDGKAYDRDPRSVGKRAEAYLKASGMGDTAFFGPEPEFFIFDDVRWNTDMSGTFFKIDEYEAPWNSGKKIEGGNRGHRNTVKGGYFPVPPVDSTQDMRAEMSLILESLGIPVEVFHHEVAGAGQNELGTKFSTLVQRADWTQVLKYVVQNVANAYGKTATFMPKPIVGDNGSGMHVHQSIWKDGKNLFAGDGYAGLSDFALYYVGGIIKHARALNAITNPGTNSYKRLVPGFEAPVKLAYSAKNRSASIRIPYVANPKGRRIEARFPDPLMNPYLGFAALMMAGLDGVENKIHPGEAATKDLYHLPPEENAKIPTVCHSLDQALDCLDADRSFLTKGGVFTDSLLDAYIELKMGEVTRLRMATHPIEFDMYYSL, from the coding sequence ATGGCCAAGACCGTCGCAGACGTCATGAAGATGGTGAAAGACAGCGAAGTCAAGTTTGTTGACTTCCGTTTCACCGATACCCGGGGCAAGGAACAGCACGTGACCGTGCCGGTTTCTCATTTTGATGAAGACAAGTTCAGTTCGGGCCACGCCTTTGACGGCTCGTCGATCGCCGGCTGGAAAGGCATTGAAGCCTCCGACATGCAGCTCATGCCCGACCCCAACACCGCCAACATTGATCCGTTCTTTGAAGAAACGACGTTGTTCATGAGCTGCGACGTGGTTGAGCCCAATGACGGCAAAGCCTATGACCGCGACCCCCGCTCCGTCGGCAAGCGTGCTGAAGCCTACCTCAAGGCCTCCGGCATGGGAGACACCGCCTTTTTCGGCCCTGAGCCAGAATTTTTCATCTTTGATGACGTGCGCTGGAACACCGACATGTCGGGCACTTTCTTCAAGATCGACGAGTACGAAGCGCCCTGGAATTCCGGCAAGAAGATCGAAGGCGGCAATCGCGGTCACCGCAATACCGTCAAGGGCGGCTACTTTCCAGTGCCCCCGGTGGACAGCACGCAAGACATGCGCGCCGAGATGTCCCTGATCCTCGAATCGCTGGGCATTCCGGTTGAAGTGTTCCACCACGAAGTGGCAGGCGCCGGTCAGAATGAACTGGGCACCAAGTTCAGCACGCTGGTGCAACGCGCCGACTGGACGCAAGTCCTGAAATACGTGGTGCAAAACGTGGCCAATGCCTATGGCAAAACCGCCACCTTCATGCCCAAACCGATCGTCGGCGACAACGGCTCGGGCATGCACGTGCACCAGTCGATCTGGAAAGACGGCAAAAACCTGTTTGCCGGCGACGGCTATGCTGGTTTGAGCGACTTTGCGCTGTACTACGTGGGCGGTATCATCAAGCACGCCCGCGCCTTGAACGCCATCACCAACCCCGGCACCAACAGCTACAAGCGTCTGGTGCCCGGTTTTGAGGCCCCGGTGAAATTGGCTTATTCGGCCAAGAACCGCTCGGCCTCGATCCGCATTCCGTACGTGGCCAACCCCAAGGGCCGCCGCATCGAGGCTCGGTTCCCCGATCCGCTGATGAATCCGTACCTTGGTTTTGCGGCCCTGATGATGGCCGGTCTGGACGGCGTGGAAAACAAAATCCATCCGGGCGAAGCCGCCACCAAAGACCTGTACCACCTGCCACCAGAAGAAAACGCGAAGATTCCGACCGTCTGCCACAGCCTGGACCAGGCGCTGGACTGCCTGGACGCTGACCGCAGCTTCCTGACCAAGGGCGGCGTCTTCACCGACAGTCTGCTCGATGCCTACATTGAACTCAAGATGGGCGAGGTCACGCGCTTGCGCATGGCCACCCACCCGATCGAGTTCGACATGTACTATTCGCTGTAA
- the xth gene encoding exodeoxyribonuclease III has translation MKFATWNVNSLTVRLPQVLDWLQANPVDVLALQELKLTDDKFPVDAFRQAGYHAECFGQKTYNGVALLSREPALNVVRNVPGFADDMARSISAEVNGVRVIGAYFPNGQEPGSDKFEYKMAWLKGLRDWVRGELLTHPRLVLMGDYNITFDDADVWDPVGLKDTIHCTEEERYHLRALIALGLHDSFRLFAQPEKSYSWWDYRDFAFRRNHGLRIDHILVSDALKPLVTACVIDKAPRKNERPSDHAPVVVTLADTNKV, from the coding sequence ATGAAATTCGCCACCTGGAACGTGAACTCGCTGACCGTGCGCTTGCCGCAGGTGCTGGACTGGCTCCAGGCCAACCCGGTCGATGTGCTGGCGCTGCAAGAACTCAAGCTGACCGACGACAAGTTTCCTGTCGATGCTTTCAGGCAAGCCGGTTACCACGCTGAATGCTTCGGCCAGAAGACCTACAACGGCGTCGCGTTGCTCAGCCGGGAACCGGCACTCAACGTGGTGCGCAACGTCCCCGGCTTTGCCGACGACATGGCGCGCTCAATCAGTGCCGAGGTCAACGGTGTGCGTGTCATCGGTGCCTATTTCCCCAATGGGCAGGAGCCGGGCTCCGACAAGTTTGAATACAAAATGGCCTGGCTCAAGGGCTTGCGCGACTGGGTCCGCGGCGAATTGCTGACGCACCCCAGACTGGTGCTGATGGGTGACTACAACATCACCTTTGACGATGCCGATGTGTGGGACCCGGTGGGCCTGAAAGACACGATTCATTGCACCGAAGAGGAGCGTTACCACCTGCGCGCCCTGATTGCGCTGGGTCTGCATGACAGTTTCCGCCTGTTCGCGCAGCCCGAGAAAAGCTACTCCTGGTGGGACTACCGCGACTTCGCCTTTCGACGTAATCATGGCTTGCGCATCGACCACATTCTGGTCAGTGATGCACTCAAACCGCTGGTGACGGCTTGTGTGATTGACAAGGCGCCGCGCAAGAATGAACGCCCCAGCGACCACGCGCCGGTGGTGGTGACGCTGGCGGACACCAACAAAGTCTAG
- a CDS encoding EI24 domain-containing protein yields the protein MNLFLDAFWRAVAYCLHPRVIVLSLLPLLLTVALAWGLGYYFWDNTLEWVRGALEASTLVNTVWDWLQSVGAGSLKLALAPLIVIFAVTPILVMLSLLTVALLMTPLLTRLVAARRFPQLERKHGGSLVRSLLWSLGSTGLALIALLVSLPLWLIPPLILVLPPLIWGWLTYRVMAFDALAEHASVEERREIFRRHRGWLLGIGVFCGYLGAAPSMLWASGVLFAAAFVILMPLAIWLYTLIFALSSLWFAHYSLAALQALRAEADPVAAGPTPGATIIDVQALTLPDEPTANANTSL from the coding sequence ATGAACCTGTTTCTCGATGCCTTCTGGCGCGCAGTGGCCTATTGCCTGCATCCGCGTGTGATCGTGTTGTCGCTGTTGCCGCTGCTGCTGACGGTGGCGCTCGCTTGGGGCCTGGGCTACTACTTTTGGGACAACACGCTGGAGTGGGTGCGCGGGGCGCTGGAGGCGTCCACCCTCGTCAACACCGTCTGGGACTGGCTGCAAAGCGTGGGCGCGGGCAGCCTCAAGCTGGCGCTGGCGCCTCTGATCGTGATTTTTGCCGTGACACCCATCCTTGTGATGCTGTCCTTGCTCACCGTGGCGCTGTTGATGACACCGCTGCTGACCCGGCTGGTGGCTGCGCGGCGTTTTCCGCAACTCGAGCGCAAGCACGGTGGCTCCTTGGTGCGCAGTCTGCTGTGGTCTTTGGGCTCGACCGGGCTGGCCTTGATCGCCTTGCTGGTTTCCCTGCCGCTGTGGCTGATTCCGCCCTTGATTCTGGTGCTGCCGCCGCTGATCTGGGGTTGGCTGACTTATCGCGTGATGGCGTTTGATGCACTGGCCGAACACGCCAGTGTCGAGGAGCGACGCGAGATTTTTCGCCGTCATCGCGGCTGGCTGTTGGGTATCGGCGTTTTTTGCGGCTACCTGGGCGCCGCACCCAGCATGTTGTGGGCCTCAGGCGTCTTGTTTGCGGCGGCGTTTGTCATTTTGATGCCACTGGCGATCTGGCTTTACACGCTGATCTTTGCGTTGTCGTCACTCTGGTTTGCGCATTACAGTCTGGCCGCCCTGCAAGCCTTGCGCGCCGAGGCGGACCCGGTCGCAGCCGGGCCCACGCCTGGCGCCACAATAATTGACGTGCAGGCGCTAACATTGCCGGATGAACCAACTGCCAATGCCAACACCTCCCTCTAA
- a CDS encoding acetate/propionate family kinase: MAILSVNAGSSTLKFSIHPLYDGHVQRSVLTGSIQGLEPGGAPVLDWTFQGRAQHRQLERAADPFDQALRSLGDLLQGDPAVPTIKAIAHRVVHGGRKFSASVRITAPILNELTDLISLAPLHQPQNLQGIRAFQKAFPSLPQVACFDTAFHATLPEVDYTYALPQALTEQGVRRYGFHGLSYQYVMSVLLERSEQAKGRVLMAHLGNGASLCAARGGRSCSTSMGFSALDGLMMGTRTGSIDPGVLLYLMEQGWDHDRLETLLYKQSGLLGVSGISADMRRLRADSSAAALAAIELFTYRAVRESGALIACLGGLDVLAFSGGIGEHDIELRAQLGQRLAWLGVVIDPLLNQQAVGNEIMAIHAPQSRVQVWVVPTDEGLVAAREAARLI, encoded by the coding sequence ATGGCCATACTTTCTGTCAACGCGGGTTCTTCCACCCTCAAGTTTTCGATCCATCCCTTGTATGACGGCCACGTGCAGCGCAGCGTGCTCACCGGCAGCATTCAGGGCCTGGAGCCCGGTGGCGCGCCGGTGCTGGACTGGACCTTTCAGGGCCGGGCACAACATCGCCAGCTTGAGCGCGCGGCCGATCCGTTTGATCAGGCCCTGCGCAGCCTGGGCGACTTGCTGCAAGGCGATCCTGCCGTTCCCACGATCAAGGCGATTGCCCACCGGGTGGTGCATGGCGGACGAAAATTTTCGGCCAGCGTGCGGATCACGGCCCCCATCTTGAACGAGCTGACCGACTTGATTTCGCTGGCGCCGCTGCACCAGCCGCAAAATCTGCAAGGCATTCGGGCCTTTCAAAAGGCCTTTCCGAGCCTGCCGCAAGTGGCCTGCTTTGACACCGCCTTTCATGCCACCCTGCCTGAAGTGGATTACACCTATGCCTTGCCACAGGCGCTGACAGAGCAAGGCGTACGCCGCTATGGCTTTCATGGCCTCTCGTACCAGTACGTCATGAGCGTGCTGCTGGAGCGCAGCGAACAGGCCAAGGGTCGCGTGCTGATGGCGCATCTGGGCAACGGTGCCAGCCTGTGTGCGGCGCGCGGCGGGCGCAGCTGCTCCACCAGCATGGGGTTTTCGGCGCTCGATGGTTTGATGATGGGCACCCGCACCGGCTCCATCGACCCCGGCGTGCTGCTCTACCTGATGGAGCAAGGCTGGGACCACGACCGGCTGGAAACCCTGCTCTACAAGCAAAGCGGCTTGCTTGGCGTGTCCGGCATCAGCGCCGACATGCGACGCCTGCGCGCGGACAGCAGTGCGGCAGCGCTTGCGGCGATTGAATTGTTCACCTATCGGGCGGTGCGCGAATCGGGCGCGCTGATCGCTTGTCTGGGCGGGCTGGACGTGTTGGCCTTCAGCGGCGGCATTGGCGAACATGACATTGAGCTGCGGGCACAGTTGGGCCAGCGCCTGGCCTGGCTGGGTGTCGTGATCGACCCACTGCTGAACCAACAGGCTGTCGGCAACGAGATCATGGCCATCCATGCGCCACAGAGCCGGGTACAGGTGTGGGTGGTGCCAACCGACGAAGGGCTGGTGGCGGCGCGCGAAGCCGCGCGCCTGATTTGA
- a CDS encoding competence/damage-inducible protein A: MPTPPSNAAPRFGLIIIGDEILSGKRADKHLPKVIELLKARGLSLDYAEYVGDSPERITATLKRAFASGDVVFSTGGIGATPDDHTRQCAANALGLELALHPQAAELIRQRMQDLAKEQGSVYEADHPDNQHRLNMAVFPVGAEIIPNPYNRIAGFSWGSVHFVPGFPVMAWPMIEWVLDTHYPQLHQTAAWIEQSVIVFGAMEATLTPLMQDIERRHIGIKVFSLPSVDHPEYGRHIELGVKGEPARVAPAYADLLAGLHRLNANLGPELVQK; the protein is encoded by the coding sequence ATGCCAACACCTCCCTCTAACGCAGCACCCCGTTTCGGCCTGATCATCATTGGGGATGAAATTTTGTCAGGCAAGCGCGCTGACAAGCACCTGCCCAAAGTCATCGAACTGCTCAAAGCGCGCGGCCTGTCGCTTGACTACGCCGAGTACGTGGGCGACTCGCCCGAGCGCATCACGGCCACACTGAAGCGTGCCTTTGCATCGGGCGATGTGGTGTTTTCAACCGGCGGCATTGGCGCCACCCCCGACGACCACACCCGCCAGTGCGCCGCAAATGCCCTCGGACTTGAACTGGCGCTGCACCCCCAGGCCGCCGAACTGATCCGCCAGCGCATGCAAGACCTCGCCAAAGAACAGGGCAGCGTCTATGAGGCCGATCACCCTGACAACCAGCACCGGCTCAACATGGCCGTGTTTCCGGTCGGTGCGGAGATCATTCCCAACCCGTACAACCGCATTGCGGGCTTCAGCTGGGGCTCGGTGCACTTTGTGCCCGGTTTTCCGGTCATGGCCTGGCCGATGATCGAATGGGTGCTCGACACGCATTACCCGCAGTTGCATCAAACTGCCGCCTGGATCGAGCAGTCGGTCATTGTGTTTGGCGCCATGGAAGCCACACTGACGCCGCTGATGCAAGACATTGAGCGGCGGCACATCGGCATCAAGGTGTTCAGCCTGCCCAGCGTGGATCATCCCGAGTACGGACGGCACATTGAACTGGGGGTCAAGGGTGAACCAGCACGGGTCGCCCCGGCCTATGCTGATCTGCTGGCGGGTCTGCACCGTCTTAACGCCAATCTTGGCCCTGAATTGGTGCAGAAATAA
- the glnL gene encoding nitrogen regulation protein NR(II), with the protein MDKPDHTPTAPDVASSAAATLRFQSFDLLATLVAVVHSNGTVLFANAALEDARGMSRRAIVGSCLSDSFTEPARLQQALQSADDNEFAALRYDTWLKRLNHEPLPVHVIVTRTETEDEIVVELLPLEQQARQDREERLAEQAQANKELIRNLAHEIKNPLGGIRGAAQLLELEMDSAELTEYTQVIIHEADRLQTLVDRLLAPHRRPHLVGDVNIHEVCEHVRLLLSAEFPKGLQVVRDFDTSIPEFRGDREQLIQTVLNIAHNACQALAAQIAQGSACLTFRTRIARQITFGKQRYRLALELHVIDNGPGVPDSIKDRIFYPLVSGREGGSGLGLTLAQTFVQQHHGLIECDSVPGCTDFKILIPLP; encoded by the coding sequence TTGGACAAGCCCGATCACACCCCGACTGCCCCTGACGTCGCGTCCAGCGCCGCGGCGACGCTGCGCTTCCAGTCGTTTGACCTGCTGGCCACGCTGGTGGCAGTGGTGCACAGCAATGGCACCGTCCTCTTTGCCAATGCCGCGCTGGAGGATGCGCGCGGCATGTCACGGCGCGCGATTGTGGGCTCATGCCTGTCCGACAGCTTTACGGAACCCGCCCGCCTCCAACAGGCCCTGCAAAGCGCGGATGACAATGAATTTGCCGCCTTGCGCTATGACACCTGGCTCAAACGCTTGAACCACGAGCCACTGCCGGTGCACGTGATCGTGACCCGGACTGAAACAGAAGATGAAATTGTGGTCGAGTTGCTGCCACTGGAGCAACAAGCGCGTCAGGACCGGGAGGAACGCCTGGCTGAGCAGGCGCAGGCCAACAAAGAGTTGATTCGCAATCTGGCGCACGAGATCAAGAACCCGCTGGGCGGTATTCGCGGCGCGGCGCAGTTGCTGGAGCTCGAAATGGACTCGGCAGAACTCACCGAATACACGCAGGTCATCATCCATGAGGCGGATCGTCTGCAAACACTGGTGGACCGGCTGCTGGCACCGCACCGGCGCCCGCATCTGGTGGGGGATGTCAACATCCACGAGGTCTGTGAACATGTGCGGCTGCTCCTGTCGGCCGAATTCCCCAAGGGCCTGCAGGTGGTGCGCGACTTTGACACCTCGATTCCCGAGTTTCGCGGTGACCGCGAGCAGCTTATTCAGACCGTACTCAACATTGCGCACAACGCCTGCCAGGCGCTGGCAGCGCAGATAGCGCAAGGCAGCGCCTGCCTGACTTTTCGCACGCGAATTGCGCGCCAGATCACTTTTGGTAAACAACGCTACCGGTTGGCACTGGAATTGCATGTGATTGACAACGGGCCTGGTGTACCAGACTCGATCAAAGACCGCATTTTCTATCCGCTGGTGTCAGGGCGTGAAGGCGGTTCGGGGCTGGGACTGACATTGGCGCAAACCTTTGTCCAGCAACACCACGGCTTGATCGAGTGCGACAGTGTGCCGGGCTGCACGGATTTCAAGATATTGATTCCACTCCCTTAA
- a CDS encoding DUF4337 domain-containing protein — MSGHGFHVHGPHDHELEHAQAGEHGGEHGEHSGMINQIALFTAIIATIGAIFGYMGGATQANAGLYKNNAAIRKTEASNQWNFFQAKSTKQSLAELARDLAPEDKKSGYQAKIDRYEKEKNDIKVVADKMELDAMHWEKQSDEQMHQHHRWAQSTTVLQICIALAAISLLTKKKWLEYAMFAAGGVGIIVGVLAALHI, encoded by the coding sequence ATGTCTGGACATGGATTTCACGTGCACGGCCCACACGACCACGAGCTGGAGCACGCCCAAGCGGGCGAGCACGGTGGCGAGCATGGCGAGCACAGCGGCATGATCAACCAGATTGCATTGTTCACCGCCATCATCGCCACGATCGGCGCGATTTTTGGTTACATGGGTGGTGCCACGCAAGCCAATGCCGGCCTGTACAAAAACAACGCCGCCATCAGAAAAACCGAAGCCTCCAACCAGTGGAATTTCTTCCAGGCCAAGAGCACCAAGCAGTCACTGGCCGAGTTGGCGCGTGATTTGGCGCCAGAGGATAAAAAGTCCGGCTACCAGGCCAAGATAGACCGCTATGAGAAGGAAAAGAACGACATCAAGGTTGTGGCTGACAAGATGGAGCTTGACGCCATGCACTGGGAGAAGCAGAGCGACGAGCAGATGCACCAGCACCACCGCTGGGCGCAGTCCACCACGGTGCTGCAGATCTGCATAGCACTGGCGGCAATTTCCCTGTTGACCAAGAAAAAATGGCTGGAGTACGCCATGTTTGCTGCGGGCGGCGTCGGCATCATCGTCGGCGTTTTGGCTGCGCTACATATTTAA
- a CDS encoding 16S rRNA pseudouridine(516) synthase, whose protein sequence is MQLQDILYSQGFGTRRVCAGMIQQGLVGVYESNQALAPVIYTQAATEFIAEGLRLRVQGVDWPYHEKAYVMLHKPSATECSQKPSTYPSVYTLLPSALRLRPQKGAVQGVQAVGRLDQDTTGLLLLTDDGQFIHRMNSPRHHVPKVYEVTVKHPLDDTQVARLLAGVVLDDDPKPVRAAAAEAVSSHHLRLTLTEGKYHQVKRMVAAVSNRVEALHRSQIGGLRLPDDLAPGQWRWLSAADLASIAG, encoded by the coding sequence ATGCAGTTACAAGACATTCTTTATTCCCAGGGCTTTGGTACCCGGCGCGTGTGCGCCGGCATGATTCAGCAGGGATTGGTCGGTGTTTATGAGTCAAATCAGGCTCTAGCCCCCGTCATATATACGCAAGCAGCTACTGAATTTATAGCGGAAGGTTTGCGCTTGCGGGTTCAGGGCGTGGACTGGCCTTACCATGAAAAGGCCTACGTCATGCTGCACAAACCCAGCGCCACCGAGTGCTCCCAGAAGCCCTCCACCTACCCCAGCGTTTACACCCTGCTGCCGTCTGCCCTGCGCCTGCGCCCGCAAAAGGGCGCGGTGCAAGGCGTGCAGGCAGTTGGCCGCCTGGATCAGGACACCACCGGGCTGCTGCTGCTCACCGACGACGGCCAGTTCATCCACCGCATGAATTCGCCCCGTCACCACGTGCCCAAGGTCTATGAGGTCACGGTCAAGCACCCGCTCGACGACACCCAGGTGGCCCGGCTGCTGGCCGGCGTGGTGCTCGACGACGACCCCAAACCAGTGCGCGCCGCTGCCGCCGAGGCGGTATCCAGCCACCACCTGCGCCTGACCCTGACCGAGGGCAAATACCACCAGGTCAAGCGCATGGTGGCCGCCGTCAGCAACCGGGTGGAGGCCTTGCACCGCTCGCAAATCGGAGGTTTGCGCCTGCCCGATGATCTGGCACCAGGCCAGTGGCGCTGGTTGAGCGCGGCCGATCTGGCCAGCATCGCGGGCTGA
- the ntrC gene encoding nitrogen regulation protein NR(I), whose amino-acid sequence MKPIWIVDDDQSIRFVLEKALLREDLPTRSFTSSREVLAALNDCNDDNAPRVLVSDIRMPGGSGLDLLEKVKEKYPALPVIIMTAYSDLDSAVSAFQGGAFEYLPKPFDLSKAVELIRRAVEESQREEVAQELTSDAPEMLGQAPAMQDVFRAIGRLSQSNVTVMITGESGSGKELVARALHKHSPRAKGPFVAINTAAIPKDLLESELFGHERGAFTGAQAMRRGRFEQADGGTLFLDEIGDMPFDLQTRLLRVLSDGHFYRVGGHSAVKTNVRVIAATHQNLEQRVKEGAFREDLFHRLNVIRLRLPPLRERKEDIAVLTRHFLQQSAAQLGVEPKRISEAALVWLGNFAFPGNVRQLENICHWLTVMAPAQVIEPKDLPPEVGVMATGPGETPAAMPSPATLMMSAPQPHPPESSVVAATAGPESMPSYGSAATAPPQPGSAGEVVGAAWELGLEAEALALLASGRNDVWDALTHRFEARLILAALAVTRGRRIEAAQKLGIGRNTITRKIQELGLE is encoded by the coding sequence ATGAAGCCGATTTGGATCGTAGATGATGACCAGTCCATCCGCTTCGTGCTGGAGAAGGCGCTGCTGCGAGAAGATTTGCCCACGCGCAGTTTCACCAGTTCGCGCGAGGTGCTGGCCGCGCTCAATGACTGCAACGACGACAACGCGCCACGCGTGTTGGTGAGTGACATTCGCATGCCGGGCGGCTCGGGTTTGGATCTACTGGAAAAAGTGAAGGAAAAATACCCTGCGCTGCCGGTGATCATCATGACCGCGTATTCCGATCTGGACAGCGCGGTATCGGCCTTTCAGGGCGGCGCGTTTGAATACCTGCCCAAGCCATTTGACCTGTCCAAGGCGGTGGAGCTGATTCGCCGCGCGGTAGAAGAAAGCCAGCGCGAAGAAGTGGCGCAAGAACTCACCTCCGACGCCCCCGAGATGCTGGGACAGGCGCCGGCCATGCAGGATGTGTTTCGCGCCATCGGCCGTTTGAGCCAGAGCAACGTCACGGTCATGATCACCGGTGAGTCTGGCTCGGGCAAAGAGCTGGTGGCGCGTGCGCTGCACAAGCACTCGCCACGCGCCAAGGGGCCGTTTGTGGCGATCAACACCGCGGCCATCCCCAAAGATTTGCTGGAATCCGAACTGTTCGGGCACGAGCGCGGCGCCTTCACCGGCGCGCAAGCCATGCGCCGGGGCCGCTTTGAGCAGGCCGATGGCGGCACGCTGTTTCTGGATGAAATCGGCGACATGCCGTTTGACCTGCAAACCCGTTTGTTGCGCGTCTTGAGCGACGGCCATTTTTACCGCGTGGGGGGCCACAGCGCCGTCAAGACCAATGTGCGCGTGATTGCCGCCACGCACCAAAACCTGGAGCAACGCGTCAAGGAGGGCGCCTTCCGGGAGGATCTGTTTCACCGGCTCAACGTCATCCGCCTGCGCCTGCCGCCCTTGCGTGAGCGCAAGGAGGACATTGCCGTACTGACGCGCCACTTTTTGCAGCAAAGTGCCGCCCAGCTGGGTGTCGAGCCCAAGAGGATTTCAGAAGCGGCCCTGGTGTGGCTCGGCAACTTTGCCTTTCCGGGTAACGTGCGGCAGCTGGAAAACATCTGCCACTGGTTGACCGTGATGGCGCCAGCACAGGTGATCGAACCCAAGGACTTGCCGCCGGAAGTGGGGGTGATGGCAACTGGCCCCGGTGAGACGCCGGCCGCCATGCCCTCGCCCGCAACCCTGATGATGTCTGCCCCGCAACCGCACCCACCCGAGTCATCGGTGGTAGCCGCCACCGCAGGCCCAGAGTCAATGCCCTCTTACGGATCGGCTGCCACGGCGCCACCGCAGCCTGGCAGCGCCGGTGAAGTGGTCGGGGCGGCCTGGGAGTTGGGGCTTGAAGCCGAGGCCCTTGCCTTGCTGGCAAGTGGTCGCAATGATGTGTGGGACGCCCTGACGCACCGTTTTGAGGCGCGATTGATTCTGGCCGCACTGGCCGTCACCCGGGGCCGACGCATTGAGGCAGCCCAAAAGCTGGGCATCGGGCGCAACACCATCACGCGCAAGATTCAGGAGTTGGGTTTGGAGTAA